In Leptolyngbya sp. NIES-2104, the genomic window TAAATTCCAGAGCACTTGCTGTAATCGATTCGCATCCCCTCGCACTGTTTCAACATCAGAATCTAGATGAAGGTGAACCTCGATCGCTTTCGATTCAGCGGCGAGTTGCACCGTTTCTAATGCGGCTCGGATTGTCTCAACTAAATTCACTGAATCCGAATTCAGGGTGAGCTTACCTTGCAGAATGCGTGACACATCCAGCAAATCTTCGATCAATTGAGCTTGCAGTTGAGCATTGCGCTCGATCGTTTCTAAGGCTTGCGGAACTTTTGCAGGCGGACATTTTCCGGCTCTCAACATTCGTACCCAACCTAAAATCGGATTCAGTGGCGTTCTCAATTCGTGCGAGAGTACCGCCAGAAATTCGTCTTTAATCCGGTTCGCTTGTTCCGCTTGTTCGCGCAGGCGTTGTTCTCGTTCTAGAAGTTGCTGGCGTTCTGCTTCTTGCTGCTTGGTTTCAGTAATATCGATCACGGCTCCAATCAGTCGAACTGCTTTGCCGGATGGATCGAATAGTGCTTGTCCAGTTGCTGAAATCCAGCGCTCAGCGCCATCCGAAGCCCGAATCACGCGATATTCGGCTTTGAATTCTCCTGAACTGCCCGGAGCGATCGCAGCTTCGACCCGTTGATTTGTGAGAGCCAGATCTTCAGGATGCAGCAACGATTCAAACTGTGCATAGTTCACTTCTGCATCGATCGACAATCCAAACATCGTTTTGCAGCCGTTATCCCAGGTGAGTTGTTCAGTAAGGAGATTAAAATCCCAGGTTCCCAGTTTGGCACACTCGATCGCGGATCTTAAGCGCTCTTCGGTTTCTCGGAGTGCGGCTTCGATCTGTTTACGCTCGGTGATATCACAAACGGCTCCCGGAAACGAGATCGGAATCTCATTCGCATCGTATTCGACTCGTCCGCGTGCGAGTACCCAGCGTTCACCCTTGACCGATTGCAGCCGATATTCTGCGAAATACTCTTCTCCAGTGTCGATCGCTTTGCGAATCGCCGCCGAAACCGATTCGCGATCGTCCGGGTGCATTCCCGCTAAAAAAAACTCGATCGGCAATCCTTGACTTGCATTTTCGGGCAACACACCAAACAAATTCGCAAATTCTAGATCAATGAAAATTAGGTTTTGCCGCAGATCCCAGCGCCATGTATAGATCGATCCTGCAGCTAACGCCGAAGACAGCAATGAATCCGCTTCTTTTAAGCTGGCTTGGGTTTGTTTAAGTTGCGTGAGATCGATCGCAAAGTAGTATCCGCTCTGTGAACCATCTTCAAACAGTCCCGCGCTAATCAAAATCGGAATCCGCCGTCCATCTTTGTGCCAGTACTCTTTCTCGTAAGGCGTAGAATATCCTTGAGTTACAACTTCTTCAACTGCTTTCGCATCCTGCGCTTCCCACTCAGGCGGTGTAAGCGCTCTCCAGCTAATCTGTCCCGCTTCAAGCTCCGATCGACTATATCCAATCAAATCAAGCAAGGCATTATTTGCCTCGGTCACTCTGCCTTCGATCGTCCAAATCGCCAGCGGCACCATATTCCCCTCGAACAAGCGACGAAACCGAGCTTCACTCTCTCGCAATGCTTGTTCTGTGTGTTTGCGATCGGTAATATCTGTCACAAAGACTGATAGCCCTTTATCCGAGGGGTAAGCCCGATTGACAAACCACCGATCCCAGGTCGGATAAAGAAACTCAAATTCGATCGGGATTTGCTCAGCTACACTGCGATGATAAGCCTCATAAACCGGAGTCGCGACCAAATCGGGGAAGACATCCCAAACGCGCCGCCCAATCAATTCTGCTTCTGATTTTTGCAATAATCGCGTTGCGGACGGACTCACGTAGAGATAATGCCACTCTCGATCGAACACCACAAACGCTTCAGTGATACTCTGCAAAACAGTTTCGGCTCGTTCTTTCGCGCTTTCTGCTGCTTGCCGCAAGACTCGTTCTCGCTCGGTCGCTTCTTGTTGGGCTTGTGCTGCCAATTCCTCCTGAGTAATATCCCGCACTTCGATCACGGTTCCGATCGTTTTCCCGCTTTGTCGAATCGGGCTTGCGGTATACGTCACCGGATAAAAGTGCCCGTTCCGATGCACGAACACTTCTTCGCCTTGTTCTTGATTGTTTTTGGGAAAAACTTGATCGATCGGACATTCGCACAAAGGATAAGGCGTTCCATCCGGTCGCGTGTGATGAATCACATCATGTAACGCTCGTCCTTCCACTTCTGCGAGAGTAAATCCTGTAAGCTGCTCAGCCGCAGGATTCATATACACACACTGCTGGTGTTCATCCATGACAAATAGCGCCAGCGTTGCATTGTTACAAATTGCTTCCAAGTACTGCTTGTAGTGTTGAGTATCGGTTGCAGGTTGTGACGATCGCTGATATTCACTCAAGGGCGTGAGAGGGTGAGAAGTCATGAACGAGCAGCCATTTGTCTAAAATTAGATTCATCGTATGACAAGCGATCGCGCGCTCCTGTCTACCGATGGAGTGAACTTATACCAAAAGACGGTTGTAAAGGTCTAAATATCGCTGAGCTTGCAGATTAATTCGATATTCGGAAAGTGCGATCGCTCGACACTGTTGTCTCATCTGCGATCGTTGTTCTTCGTCTTCTAGTAACATCACAATTCCTTGAGCAAGATCATTAGTATCCTCCGGTTTTGCCAGATATCCAGTCACTCCCGGACGCACTAAATCTGAAACACCACCCACATCACAAGAAATCATCGGTGTTCCACACGCAAGACTTTCTTGAAGAACTAAGGGCAAGTTATCAGCACGAGTGGGAAATACAAATAAATCTGCGGCTGAATAGACGATTGCTTTTAAGTGTTCATCCCGGATGTAGCCAAGTGCAATCGCTTCTATTTCAATCTCTTTGACTGAACCTTCTCCTAGCATTAACAACACGGTTTCAGCTTTCAACGATTCAGGTAACTGTTGTAGTGCGGCGAACAATAAATCCCCGCCTTTGCGCCATTCCTGAAGATGCGTTGCAACGAACAACAATACTTTCTTACCTTTCGGAATGTTTAACTGTGCGCGACAGTGCTCTGGATCAAGCGGCTGATACATTTCAGTATCAATTCCATAAGGAATATGATGCACTGCAAAGGAGCGGAACAATGGGCTTTCTCTCGCAACTGAAGCTAACCATTGACTCGGAGCGACGATCGTTAAATTCGCTTTCTGATAAGTCCACTGTTTGAGCTTCCATTCCCATCGGGTACGATCGCGCTTCATCGGTGGGAAAATCTCTAAATCTGGACAACGACCACAGCCGATTTTCCAGCGATCGCATCCAAAGCTAAAAGAACAATGTCCTGTAATCGACCACATATCGTGCAGGGTTAGTACTGCGGGCTTATCTTGAGTTAAATGTGCGAGTGCTAGATAGTTAAAGTACCCGTCATGTAAGTTATGAAAGTTGATGACATCCGCAGATTGATAAGCTGGATGTTTGCTTAGATTAAAAGTTGAAAGTAAGTGAATCTGTGTGAATCCCAATGGATCAGTCAATCGCTGAATGCGTTTCTCAGTGCGAGAT contains:
- a CDS encoding PAS domain S-box protein gives rise to the protein MTSHPLTPLSEYQRSSQPATDTQHYKQYLEAICNNATLALFVMDEHQQCVYMNPAAEQLTGFTLAEVEGRALHDVIHHTRPDGTPYPLCECPIDQVFPKNNQEQGEEVFVHRNGHFYPVTYTASPIRQSGKTIGTVIEVRDITQEELAAQAQQEATERERVLRQAAESAKERAETVLQSITEAFVVFDREWHYLYVSPSATRLLQKSEAELIGRRVWDVFPDLVATPVYEAYHRSVAEQIPIEFEFLYPTWDRWFVNRAYPSDKGLSVFVTDITDRKHTEQALRESEARFRRLFEGNMVPLAIWTIEGRVTEANNALLDLIGYSRSELEAGQISWRALTPPEWEAQDAKAVEEVVTQGYSTPYEKEYWHKDGRRIPILISAGLFEDGSQSGYYFAIDLTQLKQTQASLKEADSLLSSALAAGSIYTWRWDLRQNLIFIDLEFANLFGVLPENASQGLPIEFFLAGMHPDDRESVSAAIRKAIDTGEEYFAEYRLQSVKGERWVLARGRVEYDANEIPISFPGAVCDITERKQIEAALRETEERLRSAIECAKLGTWDFNLLTEQLTWDNGCKTMFGLSIDAEVNYAQFESLLHPEDLALTNQRVEAAIAPGSSGEFKAEYRVIRASDGAERWISATGQALFDPSGKAVRLIGAVIDITETKQQEAERQQLLEREQRLREQAEQANRIKDEFLAVLSHELRTPLNPILGWVRMLRAGKCPPAKVPQALETIERNAQLQAQLIEDLLDVSRILQGKLTLNSDSVNLVETIRAALETVQLAAESKAIEVHLHLDSDVETVRGDANRLQQVLWNLLSNAVKFTDHAGRVDVKLSQVGTEAEIQIRDTGKGIRSEVLPYIFDRFRQGDSSTTRQFGGLGLGLAIARHLVELHGGTISAESAGENQGATFTVRLPLSLFQMQSDAPEMPKSSRDLAGIKILAVDDEPDNLDFLVFLLEAMGAIVESARSAKSAFEKLSEFQPDLLISDIAMPDLDGYQLIQQIREQINVPAIALTAYAGETNQRQILAAGFQQHLAKPVDPDELVNTIVALLN
- a CDS encoding glycosyltransferase family 4 protein, coding for MMQVLHVNQTDISGGAAIAAHRLHQGLLQQEIDSRFLVSRKETQDDRVSLIPSASRTEKRIQRLTDPLGFTQIHLLSTFNLSKHPAYQSADVINFHNLHDGYFNYLALAHLTQDKPAVLTLHDMWSITGHCSFSFGCDRWKIGCGRCPDLEIFPPMKRDRTRWEWKLKQWTYQKANLTIVAPSQWLASVARESPLFRSFAVHHIPYGIDTEMYQPLDPEHCRAQLNIPKGKKVLLFVATHLQEWRKGGDLLFAALQQLPESLKAETVLLMLGEGSVKEIEIEAIALGYIRDEHLKAIVYSAADLFVFPTRADNLPLVLQESLACGTPMISCDVGGVSDLVRPGVTGYLAKPEDTNDLAQGIVMLLEDEEQRSQMRQQCRAIALSEYRINLQAQRYLDLYNRLLV